ATTCAGGAAGTTGAAATTAAACAGAAGAAAATTGAATTGGATGAACTTATCGAAAAGCAGAATCAAAAACTAACTGAAATTGCGAAACTTTCACGTGAAGAAGCTGTTCAAATTCTAAAAAACAACCTAAAAAATAAAGCTAGAAACGAAGCAGCTAAAGAAATTCGTAAGATAGCAGAACAAACTAAAGCAGAAGCCAATAAACTTGCTGCCAGCATTCTTTCTACAGCAATTCAAAGAATGTCTGTCGATTATGTTTCAGAATCTACTGTTTCCGTGGTTTCACTTCCAGATGATGAAATGAAAGGTAGAATTATTGGTCGGGAAGGTAGAAATATAAGAGCTTTTGAAAAAGCTTCAGGAATTGATCTTATCATTGATGATACACCCGAGGCTGTTGTACTTTCCGGATTTGATCCTGTTCGTAGAGAGATCGCCAGACTTTCCCTGGAAAAATTGATCTCCGATGGAAGAATTCATCCTGGTAGAATTGAACAGGTGATCGAAAAAACTGCTAAGGAAATGGATGAAACTTTAGTTAAGATTGGAGAGAAAGCCTGCATGGAAACAAATATTCATAACATTTCTTCAAATATTGTTAAAATGATCGGAAGATTGAAATACAGAACCAGTTATGGGCAAAATATTCTGCAGCATTCCATTGAGGCGGCTTGGCTTTGTGGAATTATGGCTTCGGAGTTAGGATTGGATCAGGAACTGGCTCGCAGAGCTGGTTTTCTGCACGATCTTGGAAAAGCTATCGATCATGAATTTGATGGCTCTCATGCCAAACTTGGCGCAAACGTAGCTCGTAAAAACGGCGAGAGTAAGATTATAATAAACGCAATTGAAGCTCATCACGAAGAAGTTGAATATCAGAGTGTTTATGCCGTTCTTACTCAAATCTCTGATGCTATTTCAGGAGCACGCCCTGGAGCTAGAAGAGAGATGTTGGAAACTTATATGAAACGTTTAAGTAAGATGGAAGAAATTGCGAATTCTATCGATGGCGTGAACAAATCTTTTGCAATTCAGGCAGGACGTGAGCTTAGAATAATTGTCGACCCAGTTTCTATTGATGACAAGAAAACAGCTTATATCGCGTCTGATATCGCAGATAAAATTGAAGCTGAAATGCAATATCCCGGACAGATAAAAGTAATGGTGATAAGAGAAACCAGGCAAACTGCGGTTGCTAAATAATGAGAATTCTTTTTTTCGGAGACGTTTTCGGAAAACCAGGACGGAAGATAGTTAAGCAATATCTTCCTGGAATGATAGAAGAATTTGATGCAGATGTTGTAATTGCAAATGGTGAAAACCTGGCTCAGGGAAGAGGTGTTACCGAAAAAACCTGTGCAGAAGTTTTCGAAGCTGGAGTTGCTGCGCTTACCAGCGGTAATCATCTCTGGGATCAAAAGACCTCTTTGGAATATATTAAGAATGAAACCAGAATAATAAAACCTCTAAATTTTCCACATTGTTCTCCAGGCTTCGATCATGCAATCTTGGATGTTGGAAAAAGTAAACTGGCCATTATAACATTAGTTGGTCAGGCTTTTATGGGAGCTGCTGGTTTTCCATTCGAAAAAATTTGCGAAATTATGCCAAGGATACGAGAGAAAACTCCAAATATCTTAGTCGATTATCACGCAGAGGCTACTGCAGAAAAACGTGCTTTGGGATTTTATCTGGATGGTAAGATCAGTGCTCTGGTGGGAACTCACACGCACATTCAAACTGCCGACGAAGAAATTCTACCACACGGAACTGCTTACATCACCGATGTTGGAATGACAGGCCCTCATGATTCTATTATTGGTACAGATAAAGATATTATCCTGCAAAAAATTCTTACAGGTGTTCCCAGAAGATTTGATGTGGCAAAATCTGGTTTACAGATCAATGCGGTAATTATCGAAATTTCTGATGTGAATGGAAAAGCACTGTTAATCCAAAGAATACGTAGGAAATTAAATGACTAAAATTCTGAAAGGAAAACCTGTAGCAAAACATATTTACAATGAGATAAAAAAACAATTAGAAAAAATTGAAATAAAACCAAAACTCGTAATATTAATTATTGGAACAGACCCAGCTGCCGAATTTTACGTGAGCAATTTAGAGAAAAAGGGCAGTAAAACTGGGATCGAAGTTACTACTAAAAAATTTAACGATTCAATAAAACAATCTGAATTACTTTCCGAACTTGAGTCGCTAAATTCCGATCAGAATGTTCATGGAATAATGATCCAGAAACCACTTCCAAAGCATATAGATGAAAATATCATCAATTCAGCTATCGATCCAACTAAAGATATGGATGCTTTTCATCCGGTAAATCTGGGCAAGATGATTTTGGATCAGGATGGGTTTATACCTTCCACACCAGCGGCTGTTTTGCAAATTCTTAAATATTACGAAATTCAAACTACCGGAAAAGAAGTTGTAATTATTGGTCGAAGCGAAATTGTAGGAAAACCCTTAGCAAATTTAATGCTAAGAAAAAATTCAACTGGAAATGCTACGGTTACTGTTTGTCATAGTAAAACAAAAAATTTGCAGGAGATAACAAAAAATGCTGATATTTTGATCGCAGCAATAGGAAAAGCAGAGTTCGTAAAAAAGAATATGATCAAGAAAGATAGCATTATAATTGATGTCGGTGTGAATCAGGTGAAAGATCCAGTTAAAGGTTATAAGTATGTTGGTGATGTAGATTATGAAGATTGTTTTGAGAAAACTTTGATGATAACTCCTGTTCCTGGCGGAGTGGGAACTGTTACGACAGCGATGTTATTGGAAAATGTATTAAAATCATATAAAAATAAGATAAAATGATAATTTTATTGACGGAAATTGGTAGCAATACTAAAAAGCTATCTCGGAGAGAAAGTATTAATAGTTTAATAGAATATGGGAGGATTTGATGTCTAAAATTAGAAATGCAATGATTCTTATGATTGCTCTTTTAGTTATCGTATTTGCATTCACTGCTTGTGGTAGAAAAGGAGATCCAAATGTAAACATGGTGCCCGAAATTGAGATTACATCTTATGAAGGTCTCGATTCCTTAAATGCTGCTCAAGCAAATGAAGCGATACTGTATCAACAGAAGATCTATTGGGAAGCTCATGATGTTGATGGAACAGTAGAAAAATACGCTTTCAGAGTGGTCGATGAAAATTTACAACCTTTAACCGATGCCGCTGGAAATCCTGTTGGTGTACCCGGCTATTCAGTAGTAGATAATGAAGGTTGGGTTTACCATTATATGGATGGAGCAGATGAAGCCATTCCATTGGAAATTTCTGATCAGAAATCAATTTGGTCAGATCAAGTTTATGCAGTAATTAATTTCCCGGCGAATGTGAACGGAGACAGTTCTCAGGTAATTAGTGTTTTCGAAGTTAAATGTATCGATAACAGCAAAGAAGAATCTGAGCCTGCAAGACGTTATTTCAAAGCTTCATCGGAAATTCCAGCTTGTACTGTTGGATCGAATCGTGGAGACATCAACGAACAGGTGGTTGGAACTGGAATGGTTCTCAGTTTCAATATTCTGGACGACGATCCTTTTGTGGATAACGATCCTGATCACTTTGAATTTAAGCTGGAAAGAAGAGATCTTAATGGTGTGGTTATACCAGAAGCTGAGGGCGGATTTCCTGCAGATCAGTGGTGGACAACAGAATATGAAAATAATGTTAGTGAATATCTGATTACACTGGATGATTTC
This genomic interval from Candidatus Cloacimonadota bacterium contains the following:
- the rny gene encoding ribonuclease Y, with the translated sequence MHTYIYAGAAFVTGILLMLIISFIKKSVSDKNILKSTELAKKIIDDAKVEVENQKKAATLQAKEEWFKIQKGYEDEINNRKKEIYSLEKEYNERVAKLDKRLENLDRKENNLQDFEKKIKIQEVEIKQKKIELDELIEKQNQKLTEIAKLSREEAVQILKNNLKNKARNEAAKEIRKIAEQTKAEANKLAASILSTAIQRMSVDYVSESTVSVVSLPDDEMKGRIIGREGRNIRAFEKASGIDLIIDDTPEAVVLSGFDPVRREIARLSLEKLISDGRIHPGRIEQVIEKTAKEMDETLVKIGEKACMETNIHNISSNIVKMIGRLKYRTSYGQNILQHSIEAAWLCGIMASELGLDQELARRAGFLHDLGKAIDHEFDGSHAKLGANVARKNGESKIIINAIEAHHEEVEYQSVYAVLTQISDAISGARPGARREMLETYMKRLSKMEEIANSIDGVNKSFAIQAGRELRIIVDPVSIDDKKTAYIASDIADKIEAEMQYPGQIKVMVIRETRQTAVAK
- a CDS encoding TIGR00282 family metallophosphoesterase, with product MRILFFGDVFGKPGRKIVKQYLPGMIEEFDADVVIANGENLAQGRGVTEKTCAEVFEAGVAALTSGNHLWDQKTSLEYIKNETRIIKPLNFPHCSPGFDHAILDVGKSKLAIITLVGQAFMGAAGFPFEKICEIMPRIREKTPNILVDYHAEATAEKRALGFYLDGKISALVGTHTHIQTADEEILPHGTAYITDVGMTGPHDSIIGTDKDIILQKILTGVPRRFDVAKSGLQINAVIIEISDVNGKALLIQRIRRKLND
- a CDS encoding bifunctional 5,10-methylenetetrahydrofolate dehydrogenase/5,10-methenyltetrahydrofolate cyclohydrolase; the encoded protein is MTKILKGKPVAKHIYNEIKKQLEKIEIKPKLVILIIGTDPAAEFYVSNLEKKGSKTGIEVTTKKFNDSIKQSELLSELESLNSDQNVHGIMIQKPLPKHIDENIINSAIDPTKDMDAFHPVNLGKMILDQDGFIPSTPAAVLQILKYYEIQTTGKEVVIIGRSEIVGKPLANLMLRKNSTGNATVTVCHSKTKNLQEITKNADILIAAIGKAEFVKKNMIKKDSIIIDVGVNQVKDPVKGYKYVGDVDYEDCFEKTLMITPVPGGVGTVTTAMLLENVLKSYKNKIK